The sequence GACGGCATAGCCGCCGGACATGTCGCCGTAGATGGTGCAGTAACCCACGGCCAGCTCGCTTTTGTTGCCGGTGGTCAGCAGCAGCGCTCCGTATTTGTTGGAGAGCGCCATGAGCAGGTTGCCCCGGATGCGGGACTGGATGTTCTCCTCGGTGGTATCCATGCCGTACCCCTTGAACGGCTCGGCAAGGGTCTTGGAGTACTCTTGCATTATGGGCTCGATGGGCAGCGTTAGCGTCTTGATGCCCAGCTTTTCCGCCAGGTTCATCGAGTCGTCGATGCTTCCCTTGCTGGAGTAAGGCGAGGGCATGAGCACGCCCAACACGTTCTCCGCACCCAGAGCTTCCACGGCGATGGCCGCAGTGAGCGCGGAGTCGATACCGCCTGAGAGTCCCAGCAGTACCTTGGAAAAGCGGCTTTTCTGGACATAGTCGCGCGTGCCGAGCACGAGGCTGCGCCATGCTTCCGGTTCGGTATCGAAGCTGTCCTCGCTCACCGCGTCCTGACCGGGGGCGTCGATGTTCACCACGAAAACGCTCCGCTCGAAACCGGGGGCGCGGGCGCAAAGGGTCCCGTCGGCATCGAAGAGGCTGGAACGGCCGTCGAAAATGAGGTCGTCGTTGCCGCCAACCTGATTCGTATAGACCAGCGGCACGCCGAATTTCTTGGCCACGGCGCTCAGCATGCGCTCGCGAAGCCGCTGCTTTCTCAGGGACAGGGGCGAAGCGGAGAGGTTCAGGATGCAGGATGGTTTGAGCGCGGCGGCTTCCTCCAGCGGGTCGCGGCGGTAGCTGCGGGTATCCCAGAAATCCTTGTCGTTCCATGCGTCCTCGCAAATGCTCACGGCAAAGGTCCTGCCCTGAAATTTGAGTATGGACGCTTCTGGGGTGAACTCGGGGTTCGGCTCGAAGTACCGCGCCTCGTCAAAGACGTCGTAGGTCGGCAGGAGCGTCTTGCGGAAGGTGCGTTCCACCTCGCCGTTCCGGCACCACTGGGCGCAGTTGAATACGGGCTTGCCTTCTCCCAGCGCGTTTTCACAGATGTTGCCGAGCAGCAGCGGCGGCGCGTCGGCCAGCTCTCTTGCCAGTGCCTCGGCGGCCTCGGCCGCCTGATTGACGAAACCGCTGTACAGCAGCAGGTCGCGCGGGGGATAGCCCGTCAGGGCCAGCTCCGAGGTCATGCAGAAGTCCGCGCCCTGTTGCGCGGCCTCGCGCACGGCTTGCGCGATCATGCGCGCGTTGCCTTCTAGGTCCCCCACCACCGGATTGAGTTGCAGCATGCCGATTTTCATGGGCCCTCAATACGCCAAAGCTGGGAAGCGGGCAATATCCGAAAGCGTGCGGACCAATTGCGAAAAGCCAAAGCATGGTCTATCAGGGGAACGTTGCGCCACATTCGGTAAGCCTTTTGCATTACTGCTCCCATCGGCAGCGGCGACGGAATTATGACACGGCGGACCCGCCAAGGTCCGCGAGAGAAAGGCGGAAAAACGACATGGACATTTCGGTTGCGGTCATCGGCGCCGGGCACTGGGGCAAGAACCTCGTACGCAATTTTCACTCCCTCGGCGCCCTCGACGTCATCTGCGATGCCAACGAGGAAGCCCTGAAGACCTTTGCCGAGCAGTATCCCGGCGTGGAGACCTCGGTGGCCCTGAGTCATGTGCTGCGAAGGCCTTCGGTGGATGCCGTGGTCATCGCCACCCCGGCGGAAACGCACGCATCCATAGCGCGCGAGGCGCTGCTTGCGGGCAAGCACGTGTTCGTGGAAAAGCCGCTGGCGCTCGACGTGGCCGAGGCCCGCGACCTGACCCGGCTGGCACGCGACAAGGGGCTCGTGCTCATGGTGGGGCACCTGCTGCAATATCATCCAGCCTTTCTCAAGACGCTTGCGATGGCCCGCTCAGGCGAGCTGGGGCGCATCGACTACGTCTACTCCAACCGTCTCAACCTCGGCATGATCCGGCGTCAGGAGAACAGCCTGTGGTCTTTTGCCCCGCACGACGTGTCCATGGTCCTCTCGCTCATGCAGGAGGAACCCGAGGAGGTGCTGTGCCAGGGCGGCTGCTATCTGCACAGCAAGATCGCCGATGTCACCGTCTCCATGCTGCGATTCCCGTCCGGGGCACAGGCGCATTTTTTCGTGTCGTGGCTGCATCCCTTCAAGGAGCAGAAGCTGGTCGTGGTGGGCGACCGCGGCATGTTGGTCTTCGACGACGGTCAGCCGTGGGAGAGCAAGCTGGTGCTGTATCCCCACGCCATCCGTTGGGAGGGCGCGGTCCCGGTGCCGGACAAGGCCGAAGGGCAGAACATTGCCGTGGAGCCTGAGGAACCGCTCAGGCAGGAATGCCTGCATTTTCTGGAATGCATCCGTGACGGTGCGGTCCCAAGGACCGACGGTCACGAGGGCGTGCGCGTGCTGCGCGTGCTCAAGGCCAGTCAGCGGTCCATGGACACCCGTCAGCCGGTCTCGCTGGAGGTGTTTGACAGGTCCTGCGCGGATGACGACTGCTTCGTGCATCCTTCCGCCGTGGTGGATACGGGCGTTCAGGTGGGCAAGGGCTCCTCGATCTGGCACTTCTCGCACCTGCTGCCCGGCACTGAGCTGGGACGCAACTGCAAGGTGGGCCAGAACGTGGTGATCGGGCCGGACGTGAGCATGGGCCACGGCTGCAAGATTCAGAACAATGTTTCCGTTTACAAGGGCGTGACGCTGGAGGACGACGTCTTCTGCGGTCCGTCCATGGTCTTTACCAACGTGCATAATCCCAGATCGCACACTCCGCGCATGGATCAGGTGCGCGAGACGCTGGTGCGGACCGGCGCGACGCTCGGTGCGAACTGCACCGTGGTCTGCGGCGTGACCATCGGCCGGAACGCCTTTGTTGGAGCGGGGGCCGTGGTAACCAGAAGCGTTCCCGACCACGCGTTGGTTCTCGGCAATCCGGCGCGGGTCTCCGGCTGGGTCTGCCGCTGCGCCGAACGGCTCGACGACGAGCTGTGCTGTCCGGTTTGCAGCATTCGGCACACTCGGGGCGAAAACGGGCTGGTGCCGCAGGAGGAAAGCAATATCAATGAGTGAGAATCCGAGGCTGGCGGCCCTGACCGAACTCGGGGCCCTGTTCCGTGGCGGCAGGGTGGACGAGTGTGCCGCCGGGCCTGTTCATGATGATCCGCCGCGCCATGCGGTTTCGGGCCACACGCCGCTGTGGGCGTTCGAGCGTCCCCAGTACCAGCGCCCGTTCGCCGGTTCGCAGCAGGCGGTGTTTGATTTTCTGCCGGAGGGCTGCTCCTTGGAGCGCGCGCAGGCGTTTACGCGGTTGCACGTGGTTCTCGGCGCCGTGGAGAGCGAAACGTTCGACAGCCTCTGTGACGGCGGCCAGAACGTGGTTTTGGTCTTCGACCCGGATGAGGAGCGCATCGCGCGGCTTGCCGAAAGTCGTGGCGTGAAGGAACTGGTGGCCAAGGGGCTGATATTTTTCAGCGGCGATGTTTACGATTTTTCACCGCCGCTTCAGGAGTTGCTGCCGGAAAAGCTCTTCACCATGGGCTTTCCGGTCTTTCACGTATCCGAGTCCCTGGGTGAATCCTGCCCACAATGGGTACGCAGCGTGATCGAGTACGTGGAGATCCTCTTCTACCGTCACGTGATTTACAAGGTCTGCAACCAGCGGCTGCTCAAATCCGTGCCCATCCGCAACATCACGCGCGGCATGATGTACGACCAGCAGCTGCACGCCTATGAAAACATTCCGGAATACCTGACGCGCCCGGGCATGGACGTCCTGCGAAACGCCTTCTCCGACGAGACCGCCATACTGGTGGCGGCCGGACCGGACCTTGGCGAGAAGATAGAATTCATCCGCGAAAACGCGGATCGCGCCGTGATCATCTGCGTGAACAACGCGGTGAAGCCGTTGCTGGAAGCAGACGTACGGCCGCACTTCGTGATCATCAACGACAACTCGCTGGCATCGGGCGAAGTCTTCCGCCGCATCCCCCAGTCTCCGGGAACCATCCTCGTGGGCCACTGCCTCTCGGACCTCGGAGGCGACCGTTTCCGCCAGAAATATCTGTTCGGCTCCTTCATGCCGGAAGTCTTTCCCGAGCGCCCCATGCTGCGGCTGCACGGCTCGGTGATTTCCACGGCCTTCTCGCTGGCGCGGCACATGGGCTGCGCTGGGACCGTGCTGGTGGGGGCGCGTCTGGGGTCCGACAACCCGTGGAGCCTGAGCTACGCCAAGGGCACGGTCCATCACGATTCCCGCGATACTGCCGCGCGCGAACTCATCAACCGCCATCCCCAGCTTTGTCCGGTGGAACTGCCCGACGGAAGGACCGTCTATTCCACGCCGAACTTCCGCGACGCGGCCCTCTGGTTGTGCGAGGAAATCCGCACCTCGGGCATCGAGTGCGTGAATACGTCGGAGGGCAGCCTGCTCTTCGGCAAAGGCATCGCTTACGACCCGGCTCCGGTGCTGGAGCGCAGGAGCATCGGCTCGCGTTTCAGCAGGCTCTTCTCGGCCCCGGAGCCGAGAGTGAACCTGCGGGGCTGCACGGCGTTCATCGAGCGTGACCTGTCCCTGTGGAAGCAGATCGCGGATGCGTCCAAACAGCTGCGGCAGGCGGACGACGCCTCGCTGCTGGCCAAGGGTGCGGCGGTACTGGAGCAGATGGACGGCTCCAACATCAGCAACATGGTGGAACGTTTTGACGGGTTCGACTCACGCCATTTCCACGCGGAGGTTTTCGAGTCGGGCGATGCCGAGCGTCAGGCCGAGGGCCTGCGCTATTACTTCCGCCATGTGGAGCGCATGGCCAAGTCTTTCCTGATGGCGCTGGGCAAGGCGCGCCGCGCCTGCGATGCGGCCCGGGAGCGCGGCTAGGACAGCCCCTTTTCGGCCATCAGCCGTTCGGCCAGTTCGCGGTCGCGGATGTGGAAGAACGGGTCGTTGATATTGCGGGATTTCACCCGGCAGGTCTGGCAGCTCTTGGGCTGCTTTTCGGTGTTCACCGTCTTGCGGAAGGGCCTGACCGTTTCTCCGAACCACATGTCGTCGAAATCCGTTTTCAGAATATTGCCAAGCGGCGGGGTACTGCCGCAGCAAAAGCGCACGTTGCCTTCCATGTCGATAAGGCAGTTCTTCCACGGGCTGTGGCAGGTGTGATCCACCTCGGCCTCGTTGAAGCTGGACGGAGGCGTGCCGAAGAAACCCGGAACGGTGACGTCCACGCCATGACGCTTTCCGGCATCCAGCGCGGCGGCCATGCATTCGTCGCTCAGGTTCTGGTGCAGGAAGAGCGATTCGCGGGCCAGTTCCTCGCGCTTCTGGGCGTTCATGAAAAGCACCAGCACGCGGTCAACGCCGTGGTCTGCGGCGAGTCGCACAAGGTCCGGCAGTTCGCGGATGTTGCGCTCCATGGCCACGAAATTGATCTGGAGCTGCGGCTTGTTCCGGCCCTTTCTGGAACGCTCGTCTGCCAGCGCTTTAAGGTTGCCCAGCGTGGCGAAAAGGTCGCCGCCGCGAATGGATTCGTATGTCTGCTGTGTGGCGGCCTCAAGGCTGACCTTGATCAGCGAGGTCTCGTTGTCCACGAACATGGACCGTCGCCGCTCGTCCAGCATGGAGCCGTTGGTGATCATCTCCAGCTCGCAGCGGTTTTCTCGCGAGAGCTCGCACAGCTCCTCAAGCCTGCCGTACAGCAGAGGCTCGCCGCCGAAGGCCTGCACCGTCTTGACGAAGGGCAGCACGTGCCGCAGCCGCTCCACGATGTTCCAGTCCATGTCACCTTTGAAGTGCTGTTGGTAGCACATCCAGCAGCGGTAGTTGCAGCGCATGGTGGTGGTCAGGGTGATCAGCTTGGGATACGTGACCACGTCCTCGTGGCGATTTTCTGCCACATAGCGGTCGTTGAGCTGGTCGTTGATTGCGGTGACTCTGGCGAGGTCCATGGCTGATCTCCTTGGCCTGAGACGTTTGCGACCCGATTTCCGGGCCGGGTTTGTGAAGCGGCCTATCTGACGGCCTTGAGGACGGCCCTGTAGCAGTAGAGGTCCTCGTCGCGGTAATTCTTCCAGTGTTCATGCAGGCTGCGCGGCGGCACGGGCCGCACGTCCCGTTCGATGACGGACACGTCGAACCCTTCGGATGCGAACATCTCCGCGATGTCGTTTATCCGCCACAGGTTCGTGCCCCGTTTCATGGCCTGCCACTGGCGCGGCTCATGGCTGAGAAATTCAAAGTTGATGTGGGAGAGGTCGCCATGGTCCTGAAGACCGATCTCGTGGAGCATGACCCCGCCCGGGCGCATGGTGCGACGCAGGTAGGCCGCCAGTCCCGGCATGTCCATCACGTGCTCCAGCACCATTCTGGAATGGCAGAAATCGATGCTTTCCGGCGCCAGGGGCATTGCTTGCAGTTCTCCGTGAAAGAACCGGCTGCGCTTGTCCAGCGCGTCGGCTTCGTACCGGACAGCATCTCCTGACAGCGGAGCCATGCCGGATTCACCGAGCAGCCGAAGAAAGTCGAGGCTGTCCGCGTAGCCCTGTTCAGAGTGTTTGTATACGTCAGCGCCGTGCACCTCGTCGAAAACGTGTGCCAGCAGCAGCGAGGTGAGCGGGGTTTTGCCGTGGCCCACTTCAAGTGATGCGCCACGGTGCTCGGGCAGATGCGCGCAAAGACGTCTGGCCTGATTGATCTGCATGGCGGTGCGCAGGCTGGGGTCGTACGGACTCATCAGGCGCAGGGCCTCGTCCAGCAGCTCGGGGGAGTGCAGGCCGTATCGATGCTGAATGAATGTGTCGAAGGATTCGCGCGCAAGCCGGTCACTGCCGGTGAACGTGGACAGGAACACCTCGGCCACGCCCTGCGGCACGGCGTTTCGTTCGCCAGCGAACAGCAGCTCCCACAGGAAGCGCTCGCGCGGGCTCTCCATGTCCTGCTCGGTTTCTATCCTCAGTTCGGCGAACTGCCGCGCCTTTTGCGCAAACACGAACGGCGGCAGGGGGGTGCGATGG is a genomic window of Desulfovibrio oxyclinae DSM 11498 containing:
- a CDS encoding 6-hydroxymethylpterin diphosphokinase MptE-like protein; the encoded protein is MSENPRLAALTELGALFRGGRVDECAAGPVHDDPPRHAVSGHTPLWAFERPQYQRPFAGSQQAVFDFLPEGCSLERAQAFTRLHVVLGAVESETFDSLCDGGQNVVLVFDPDEERIARLAESRGVKELVAKGLIFFSGDVYDFSPPLQELLPEKLFTMGFPVFHVSESLGESCPQWVRSVIEYVEILFYRHVIYKVCNQRLLKSVPIRNITRGMMYDQQLHAYENIPEYLTRPGMDVLRNAFSDETAILVAAGPDLGEKIEFIRENADRAVIICVNNAVKPLLEADVRPHFVIINDNSLASGEVFRRIPQSPGTILVGHCLSDLGGDRFRQKYLFGSFMPEVFPERPMLRLHGSVISTAFSLARHMGCAGTVLVGARLGSDNPWSLSYAKGTVHHDSRDTAARELINRHPQLCPVELPDGRTVYSTPNFRDAALWLCEEIRTSGIECVNTSEGSLLFGKGIAYDPAPVLERRSIGSRFSRLFSAPEPRVNLRGCTAFIERDLSLWKQIADASKQLRQADDASLLAKGAAVLEQMDGSNISNMVERFDGFDSRHFHAEVFESGDAERQAEGLRYYFRHVERMAKSFLMALGKARRACDAARERG
- a CDS encoding NAD+ synthase; this translates as MKIGMLQLNPVVGDLEGNARMIAQAVREAAQQGADFCMTSELALTGYPPRDLLLYSGFVNQAAEAAEALARELADAPPLLLGNICENALGEGKPVFNCAQWCRNGEVERTFRKTLLPTYDVFDEARYFEPNPEFTPEASILKFQGRTFAVSICEDAWNDKDFWDTRSYRRDPLEEAAALKPSCILNLSASPLSLRKQRLRERMLSAVAKKFGVPLVYTNQVGGNDDLIFDGRSSLFDADGTLCARAPGFERSVFVVNIDAPGQDAVSEDSFDTEPEAWRSLVLGTRDYVQKSRFSKVLLGLSGGIDSALTAAIAVEALGAENVLGVLMPSPYSSKGSIDDSMNLAEKLGIKTLTLPIEPIMQEYSKTLAEPFKGYGMDTTEENIQSRIRGNLLMALSNKYGALLLTTGNKSELAVGYCTIYGDMSGGYAVISDVNKTLVFALCRWHNRNVRDAIPEEIISKPPSAELRPDQKDEDSLPPYEVLDAILELHVEKHLTGPEIVERGFAAETVAQVLRLVAGAEFKRWQAAPGIKLTPRSFGTGWRMPLACRRPL
- a CDS encoding Gfo/Idh/MocA family oxidoreductase, which translates into the protein MDISVAVIGAGHWGKNLVRNFHSLGALDVICDANEEALKTFAEQYPGVETSVALSHVLRRPSVDAVVIATPAETHASIAREALLAGKHVFVEKPLALDVAEARDLTRLARDKGLVLMVGHLLQYHPAFLKTLAMARSGELGRIDYVYSNRLNLGMIRRQENSLWSFAPHDVSMVLSLMQEEPEEVLCQGGCYLHSKIADVTVSMLRFPSGAQAHFFVSWLHPFKEQKLVVVGDRGMLVFDDGQPWESKLVLYPHAIRWEGAVPVPDKAEGQNIAVEPEEPLRQECLHFLECIRDGAVPRTDGHEGVRVLRVLKASQRSMDTRQPVSLEVFDRSCADDDCFVHPSAVVDTGVQVGKGSSIWHFSHLLPGTELGRNCKVGQNVVIGPDVSMGHGCKIQNNVSVYKGVTLEDDVFCGPSMVFTNVHNPRSHTPRMDQVRETLVRTGATLGANCTVVCGVTIGRNAFVGAGAVVTRSVPDHALVLGNPARVSGWVCRCAERLDDELCCPVCSIRHTRGENGLVPQEESNINE
- a CDS encoding radical SAM protein, coding for MDLARVTAINDQLNDRYVAENRHEDVVTYPKLITLTTTMRCNYRCWMCYQQHFKGDMDWNIVERLRHVLPFVKTVQAFGGEPLLYGRLEELCELSRENRCELEMITNGSMLDERRRSMFVDNETSLIKVSLEAATQQTYESIRGGDLFATLGNLKALADERSRKGRNKPQLQINFVAMERNIRELPDLVRLAADHGVDRVLVLFMNAQKREELARESLFLHQNLSDECMAAALDAGKRHGVDVTVPGFFGTPPSSFNEAEVDHTCHSPWKNCLIDMEGNVRFCCGSTPPLGNILKTDFDDMWFGETVRPFRKTVNTEKQPKSCQTCRVKSRNINDPFFHIRDRELAERLMAEKGLS
- a CDS encoding class I SAM-dependent methyltransferase; its protein translation is MNRTNTAILLARPMDQSDPLLTRAADGYAVDTVLGELLRLGVFDEVVISVPEETPEAIREALSGMKHAKTAVSRHATPQTRLLRHMERHELASVTVLTSYSVLMDAAAIHSGQEAVRADHADLYHPGDVIAPKFFTVLNRRTAEVLHESHRTPLPPFVFAQKARQFAELRIETEQDMESPRERFLWELLFAGERNAVPQGVAEVFLSTFTGSDRLARESFDTFIQHRYGLHSPELLDEALRLMSPYDPSLRTAMQINQARRLCAHLPEHRGASLEVGHGKTPLTSLLLAHVFDEVHGADVYKHSEQGYADSLDFLRLLGESGMAPLSGDAVRYEADALDKRSRFFHGELQAMPLAPESIDFCHSRMVLEHVMDMPGLAAYLRRTMRPGGVMLHEIGLQDHGDLSHINFEFLSHEPRQWQAMKRGTNLWRINDIAEMFASEGFDVSVIERDVRPVPPRSLHEHWKNYRDEDLYCYRAVLKAVR